CTATAACTGAGAGTTTAAATGAAGAAAAAGAGAGTTCTACAGCTACCAGGGATGAGATTAGTGAAGAATCACCATCTTCATTGAGAGAAAGGGAATCTGAAGATGGgtcatttaatttattgatttatctTTCCGAATTGATAGTTAAAGCAATTGGGTTTCAATTTAATCtgctaattaattttataagcTTTCCTTTTTGGGTGCTGTATTATTCTTGTATGTTTGCTATAAACCCATTATATGTAATTGGGATTGGTAAGAGCttttttattggaaaaattGCAAGACTATGGAAACTTATTGGTGATACATTGAGTCCATTTATGTCAGAATGGCTAAAGAAGCATGAATTATGGTTGGGTTTTGCTTTGCGCTGTGGCTGGGGATTGTTTTGGTCAGTTTATGTTTGCTCCATATTAGTTATTTTGTTGATTTCTTCATTTGTGATTGGTGGGTTGATGATGAGATATTATGTTGTTGAAGAACCATTTCAGTTAAAGCAAGGATTGAACTTTGATTATACTAAAACAAAGCCTGTTGCTTTTGTGCCTATTGTGATTTGTTCTACTTCAGAATGTACTGATAAAAATGAGAATGTGGATACTTCTAAATTTGTTAGAGTTATACCTCCTAAACATAAGTTGCAGACAACTGTAACCATGGTTTTACCCGAGTCGGATTACAATCGGAATCTGGGGATCTTTCAGGTAtgcattttattgtttttggttttgaatttaattgtttttgatCTGCTTTGTGATCTTAGTTTCAAGCATGCTGCTtagattttgtttgtttttgaagtGTTCTGTACTTTCTGGTGTTTCAAGATGAGGTTAGGCACATTTGCCCCCATATTGGTCTATGTCACTAGGTGAGAGCTACTTAGTGTGTGACCAGGGCGGAGCAAAATTTGAGTATATCATTAAAGACCCTgtgcaattttaaaaagttatgaTATTTTATAGTTGAACACTTAACATATTGAGGCCCTCAACTTTGTGGGGCCATGTGCGGTCGAACATGTTGATCATGTTCAGAATCTCCATGTTAGTGACAATGGGATGATTGGACATTGCGCTATGCGATGTATAGTTGCCTTTTCTATTTCTATTCTGGATTCTTGTGTCCAGAAGTTCAGTTAAcgacatagtgcaaaaatgagGTCGCTTCACATTggccgcattgtaaaggttttcaacaTATCCAAACCAACATTTTCccattgtaaaggtgtaaaagaAACCATATTTTGGATGGTTACAAGTAATATGTCACGCTTTCGGCCTATATATGGTGTTATTATGACCACATCACCATGTTGTTGCCGCGATCGCGACTATTaccgcatttttgcactatggtgaGTGCAAATCGTGTTATGCAAAGCTAATTATAGtttcttcaataaaataattgttaatCCTGTACTACCATTTTCATTGCGTCTGTTTAAAGTTGCAGTCATTGCCTATAAGTCCACTTACTGTTTCTATATCATGTAGACCACGAGCATATATCTATATGATAATCGAAGACTATAGCTTGCGCTTCTACTTCCATGCGGTCTGTGATTGTGGTCCTTGTTGGTCTTTGTTTTAATGCATGGTGTGTTTGTACtgtaattttttatgtttttcctgAATTGTGATTCCTTTAGGCTTTGTTAGCAAGTACTAGAACATATTATAAACCTAAGTATGTTTTGTGATATTCTTTTCTATACATACTTGGTACGGCACACCCTACTCTTGGGTTGAAAATAGACAACTTTGAAACTTGGTTAGGCATAGGGGCCTTGCTGTAGTTTTGTAGAGCTGAGCACTTAATAGTTACTacaaaaaaacactatttggcgaCATGAACAGCTAGCTTTTGATATGTGCTAGTGTTGGGTGTTCATTATGTCAGactatttttgtgttttgggCAATTATAATCGGAAAAAGGTTGTAGATTTGAGGGCATTGAGGCTTCTGAAAGGCTGTACATCTGCCCCCATATTTTTAGGAAGATTAATATGAAAGATTGAATCATGATGATCACCTCTTGAACATTGGAAAAACTTGAGGAGTTAACTTGTGTAGGAGTACCATTCATTCTATTACATATTATCTATTCATTCTAGCCGAGTTGTTTTTATCTCGCGTGTGTGTTTATCTGTGCTTCTGTTGGGACTCTTTCTCGAGGATCTTTCTCGAGCTGAAGGACTCTTTGACCGTATCAttttttatgggtatgggttgccACCTTCCTTCCCTttccagaccctgatcatagttcctATGGGCGTAATATACCGGGTACGATGATGATCTGTTGGGTGTCCCTTCTTTTCTAGGCTTACTCCATAGAagagataattttccttttGAGAAGTTCGCATAATGATTTGGTAATTGTCTGCAGGTGAGGGCAGAATTCCTATCTGAAAACGGCAAATCGCTAGCCAGTTTCAGCCATCCATGCATGTTAGCATTCAGAAGCCAGCCACTCCGCCTTCTGTTAACATTTTTTAAGATTGTCCCACTTGTTGCCGGTTATCTCTCCGAGACCCAAACTTTGAAGTTAACATTCAGTGGATACCGTGAAGGGGTCATTCCTACCGCATGCTTGAAGATAACAATGGAACAACGAGCAGAATTTCGTCCTGGAGCTGGTATTCCTGAAGTGTATGATGCGTTTGTACATCTTGAATCCGAACTCCCATTCTTTAAACGAATACTATGGTATTGGAGGAGAACTATATTTGTTTGGCTTAGTATGACGATATTTGCAGTCGAGTTGGTGCTCGCTCTTTTATGTTGCAGACCTGTCATAATGCCAAGAACAAGGTGTAAAATTACTCGAACTCGAAGTAATTGTTCCCTAACAAATCGTCAAGTTCAAAGGTAGCTACTTCGATTTCGGGTTTCTTGTAGCAgtcttagaggtgttcattcgggtcatctgGTTGATTTGGGTCAAGTATTTTGGGTCGGTTCTTAATCGGATCTTGtgttcacattgatttttatataatataaattctttttgaagtcgggtcaaGTCGGATTCGGTTACAAGGTCAGGTGAATATCAGGTCGTCAGTGCTGTTTTGAACGCCTCTTTGTAGTCTAACTACCGCTGGTCGatttgtttttattcttttatcaaaattttgtttGCTAATTGTATAATGTTATAGCAGTGGCTGTATTTGTTCATTTTGTGCATAAGGTAATTCATCTTTGTATACCCTTTTTTTGTTAACAGAACAgtttctaattctatacttgaATACTGGTATATTACTGTTTGTAATCTGAGAGGTCCTTTTGTATAGTTACCACTTACCAGTTAGGAAATAAGATGATGAAATTTCATTCTTAGTGCTGTTCCattcttttccttttattatttttaattatatacaatttacaatatttttaattacataCAATTTACAATATTTAAGTTTGAGTTAATGCATCGATAAActtgtaaaaaatcaaatgaaataataatagcGTTTCAGCTAATAACAAATTAATGGAACCTTATACGTTAAAATGATACAAAATTGGAACcattacaaaacaaataaagttgaaATTGTAAGAGCGAAATACTGAcaatttataactttaaaattaaatattcataataaaatattaaagttgaaaaattacttagaataattcaacGATTTTCTAACAATAATCTcacatattaattaaccatgaataattcaatttttagggtatttgcctagaataAACCGGTAATtcgatgacttgctatagcaagttctATTTAAAGaaagataatttaaaaataaatgatcgaaatgtatgtaaaaaaaattttgattttttttattattcagaattttttaaTGTCTGTTtgcaaaatttttctctaattttatatcaattttcagtttagtttttttttggtaaattacctacttTAGCAAATCATTTGGTTTGCCAAATTTACTCTAAGTAAATATCCATACAATTGGGATTATTTattgttaatcaataggtgagattgtagaaaaaatcagaaaaaagttagattatttctaaataatttttcaataataataataataataatagtgggAAGTGGAATAACACTTTTCAAAAAAAGCAAGGGTCAACGTATACCCGCCATTAAAAACAGACACTGAAAGTGAAGGCTTCTAttcaatcaattaattaatgttCCCACATTAATCCCTTTCGCAAGGAACCCTAAATTCCCAATTGAAAGCACTAGTGGTTTCAATTTTCAGATTCGATCGACTACGAAGTCAATCATAAAGACTTGGTTATAGTTTAAATCGGTCAATAATGGCGGCAGTTGCTGGTTTCTACAGAAGGGTGCTTCCTTCGCCACCTGCAATTGAATTTGCGTCTTCCGAAGGCAAAGTTAGTTCATTCTCCTTTAGTTCTCTGagtttgatcattgattttgaATTTCGCTTGATTCATGTTCTGAAATTATAAATGTGTTTGACGTGTTTGAAAAATAAAGGAGTTTTTCATGATCAGTTGCTAATTTTTTTCATCTCTGGTAGTTTGGGAAGTATTAAATTGAAGAATTTAGCTTAATTCGTGTTTGTGAGAGTAAGAAAGTTGAGAAGATTAACGACTAGTTGATTTGAATATTGGAAAATAGTCAGTTGGGTAtaaagattttaaatttgcatacTAATGCTAGTTATAATGTGctttttgacaaataaaattagGAATTTCAATTGGGGCATTTGACATATCTCTAGGAAagctttaaaaattaaaaataatgggaaaaCTAAAAAAGCTGCTTTAATGCCTAATCTTATTTGAATGTtagagaattgaaaaaaatgaaagaaaataaacTGTTTTGGTGCAATATAACCTGTACTCCTCTATTGGAATACTGTGGACAAACTAGATGATTAAAAAAGGAGCACAAGTAATGGAGAGTGGCACATCTGCCTGCAACAGGAATAATTTAGAGTCCTATAGGAATAGaattatgaacaaaaataattttctagTGTAATAGGAATAGAAATTGGAATGTTGCAAGGCCAACCAAATAGGAACTATTGTAACTCTCATAATGTTGGTGTACTTCTCTAGGAACGTTCCATGTCAATCATCCATAATGCTAATTGATTCCAAATATCTCGTTCTTCATGAATCATACAATCCATTGCAACTTAGTAACATGTGCCATGTGGGGATCAAAATTATGagcaaaattatatattttcctCAATGGAATATTATTACCATGAGGTCTTTGAaagtcatcatcattatcaaccAAATATCCCCCTCGAAAGGGCTTTAAAAGTATTCGTAAAAATTAATACTCACACTACTAAATGGGCCATGAAGGTCTTATATGATACTACAAGTACTAATAtgttgtttgaaatttttttgcttGGTTATGTTAGCTGATATAAACTAATAAAGAGAGGAGAGATAGTTGAAACTGAGAAGAGGACAGGACACAAGAGATTGTGCATTCTTTTAATGCTTGGTTGCATCCCTTCTTTTTCTATGATTTATGTTGTTTCTATATTGGCATATTTCATCACTAGAAGTAATATTTCATTTGATAGACTCTCAGCTCACTCCATTCTTTACAGATTCTAAGTTTTCATGACCAAATTGTGCCAACTGCCAACTCAATGACGGTTGCAATATAGTTTTActcaataattcaatttttgacTTTGCCTTTTCGGATTGTATAACTTAATTTTATGACACCTTTTTCCTTGAAGTAGCTCATGGTTTCTCTTGTCTTACTTAACCCTCGTTACTCCTATCATCTTTTTTTGGAATTATAATGGCATATCTGGTGACATTAACCAGTGTTTTAGTTTCTGAAAGCATTGCTTACTTTTGGGCTGATTTCCCCAAATTTCAAATGTAAATGGTTAACATTGGTTTTGGAGTAATTTGACAATATCTAGAAGTTGTTCAAGTTGGCAAGATAACTTGATGAGAAAAACCTCGACATTTGAGGTTTTATGTCATTG
The Amaranthus tricolor cultivar Red isolate AtriRed21 chromosome 11, ASM2621246v1, whole genome shotgun sequence DNA segment above includes these coding regions:
- the LOC130827324 gene encoding seipin-2-like, translated to MEDSKSIDDDDQFLDALDEFPFYDCSNNFDSSLDSSSQPYLSPPFSNSNFSEKGGLRRRHSLKTQKSKDSDEVESSSKTITESLNEEKESSTATRDEISEESPSSLRERESEDGSFNLLIYLSELIVKAIGFQFNLLINFISFPFWVLYYSCMFAINPLYVIGIGKSFFIGKIARLWKLIGDTLSPFMSEWLKKHELWLGFALRCGWGLFWSVYVCSILVILLISSFVIGGLMMRYYVVEEPFQLKQGLNFDYTKTKPVAFVPIVICSTSECTDKNENVDTSKFVRVIPPKHKLQTTVTMVLPESDYNRNLGIFQVRAEFLSENGKSLASFSHPCMLAFRSQPLRLLLTFFKIVPLVAGYLSETQTLKLTFSGYREGVIPTACLKITMEQRAEFRPGAGIPEVYDAFVHLESELPFFKRILWYWRRTIFVWLSMTIFAVELVLALLCCRPVIMPRTRCKITRTRSNCSLTNRQVQR